The window GGGCGTGGATGTAGGGCACCGTCTGAAGGGCATCTTTCCCGGTATTGAAGACCACCCGGTACCCGTTCTCTTCGAGCCCCAGGGTCTGTGCCGTTTCGGCGATACCCTGGACAAAGGCCCCCAGAACCTCGGGAGAGTGTTTCGAGGCCTCGGCGATGCTCTGCATGCGGGTGCGGGGCACCACCAGAACGTGAACCGGTGCCTGGGGATTGATGTCCCTGAAGGCCACCACCTGATCGTTCTCGAAAACG of the Alkalispirochaeta americana genome contains:
- a CDS encoding histidine triad nucleotide-binding protein; the encoded protein is MEETLFDRIIARELPADIVFENDQVVAFRDINPQAPVHVLVVPRTRMQSIAEASKHSPEVLGAFVQGIAETAQTLGLEENGYRVVFNTGKDALQTVPYIHAHILGGRRLAWPPG